A DNA window from Rhodococcus sp. Z13 contains the following coding sequences:
- a CDS encoding DUF1524 domain-containing protein: MSFSPFPSRLRTLAVATVAGLALVGCDAPEEEAAPSPPSPVVTSAPTATTTSTTAPTTTTADPTTDGGAAPADPSAMSAALAQLETLPVKGRAPRTGYSRDQFGPAWTDDVRVEFGGNGCDTRNDILRRDLVDIVFRPGTRDCTVESGILHDAYTGKTIEFTRGPDTSSAVQIDHIVALSDAWQKGAQQLDAGTRIDLANDPRNLQAVDGPTNQQKSDGDAATWLPPNRAYRCTYVARQIEVKAIYGLWVTQAEHDAMVRVLTDCGAATPAVAVPTTTVRSTTLTAPSPVPVPPAPAPVPAATTQPPAPAPAPAPAPEGEYYPNCKAARAAGAAPLYAGQPGYRAKLDGDGDGIACE, from the coding sequence ATGTCGTTCTCCCCTTTCCCGTCCCGGTTGCGCACGCTCGCCGTGGCGACGGTCGCAGGTCTCGCCCTCGTGGGGTGCGACGCCCCGGAGGAGGAGGCGGCACCCTCGCCACCTTCGCCGGTCGTGACGTCCGCCCCTACCGCGACCACCACGTCGACGACCGCCCCCACGACCACCACCGCCGATCCGACGACGGACGGTGGGGCCGCTCCCGCGGACCCGTCGGCGATGTCGGCGGCCCTCGCGCAGCTGGAGACCCTGCCGGTCAAGGGACGCGCTCCCAGGACCGGGTACAGCCGTGACCAGTTCGGGCCGGCCTGGACCGACGACGTGCGGGTGGAGTTCGGCGGCAACGGCTGCGACACCCGCAACGACATCCTGCGTCGCGACCTCGTCGACATCGTCTTCCGGCCCGGCACCCGCGACTGCACCGTCGAGTCCGGGATCCTGCACGACGCCTACACCGGCAAGACCATCGAGTTCACCCGCGGACCGGACACCTCGTCGGCGGTCCAGATCGACCACATCGTCGCGCTCTCGGACGCCTGGCAGAAGGGTGCCCAGCAGCTCGACGCCGGCACCCGCATCGACCTCGCGAACGACCCGCGCAACCTGCAGGCGGTCGACGGGCCCACCAACCAGCAGAAGAGCGACGGCGACGCCGCCACCTGGCTGCCCCCGAACCGGGCCTACCGCTGCACCTACGTCGCGCGGCAGATCGAGGTCAAGGCGATCTACGGGCTGTGGGTGACGCAGGCCGAGCACGATGCGATGGTGCGGGTCCTCACCGACTGCGGCGCCGCCACTCCCGCCGTGGCCGTCCCGACGACGACCGTGCGCTCCACCACCCTCACGGCCCCGTCCCCGGTGCCCGTGCCGCCAGCACCCGCCCCGGTACCCGCCGCGACGACGCAGCCGCCCGCGCCGGCTCCGGCTCCGGCTCCGGCTCCGGAAGGGGAGTACTACCCGAACTGCAAGGCCGCGAGGGCGGCGGGCGCCGCCCCGCTGTACGCCGGGCAACCGGGCTACCGCGCGAAGCTGGACGGGGACGGCGACGGCATCGCCTGCGAATAG
- a CDS encoding S1 family peptidase, giving the protein MFAAGTASAGGGDDRIVLRPGDGITFSAEPAPGWCSVAAIGHDAGGRLVAVTAGHCRQTGSSPIWKVDEQHRGPIGTESEVAGTGSIDLLGMPTDEIADYAVLVLDETRVRGSNTSAPNDRNERVVLTSIGGLDGGAAIVGRQCAAGRSTSVACTIADEVLVGEDLLASSLLMRPGDSGGPLVRTDTGEWIGLSVGYRFDDTTLPDIPLEAPRWGIYQRADRIVAELDERGGVGAGFRLVVEP; this is encoded by the coding sequence ATGTTTGCGGCGGGCACGGCGTCGGCCGGGGGAGGGGACGACCGGATCGTCCTGCGTCCCGGCGACGGCATCACCTTCTCGGCCGAGCCCGCCCCGGGTTGGTGCTCGGTCGCGGCCATCGGGCACGACGCCGGCGGGCGGCTCGTCGCCGTCACCGCCGGGCACTGTCGCCAGACGGGCTCGTCGCCGATCTGGAAGGTCGACGAACAGCATCGCGGACCGATCGGAACCGAATCCGAGGTCGCCGGCACCGGATCGATCGACCTGCTGGGGATGCCCACCGACGAGATCGCCGACTACGCGGTGCTCGTGCTCGACGAGACCCGGGTACGCGGCTCCAACACGTCGGCCCCCAACGACCGGAACGAGCGCGTCGTCCTCACCTCGATCGGCGGTCTCGACGGCGGCGCAGCGATCGTCGGGAGACAATGCGCCGCGGGCCGCAGCACGTCGGTGGCGTGCACGATCGCGGACGAGGTGCTCGTCGGCGAGGACCTGCTGGCGTCGTCGTTGCTCATGCGGCCCGGCGATTCGGGCGGCCCGCTGGTGCGCACCGACACCGGGGAGTGGATCGGCCTGTCGGTGGGGTACCGCTTCGACGACACGACCCTGCCGGACATCCCGCTGGAGGCTCCGCGGTGGGGCATCTACCAGCGCGCCGACCGGATCGTCGCCGAACTCGACGAACGCGGAGGGGTCGGCGCGGGCTTCCGTCTCGTGGTCGAACCCTGA
- a CDS encoding sulfurtransferase: MHQPAAADEQVLIGAEELARDLDAFTVLHATVAFPKPRFDGDYRPESGHGIWREAHIPGSLHADLLGGFSAPNARLHFTRPTPDALAAALAELGVTPDAEIVVYDEGGTTWASRLWWMLRNIGVRARVLDGGFARWTALGLPVETGDTPARPAAPVRTGPTDRGLWRDREDVLAVVTGDAPGSLVCALDAEQFAGTATTRYARRGHITGSRNLPAKSLLDEGLLRPVEQVAGRADAVLAGASKPLILYCGGGVSACLLALALVRAGHEEITVYDGSLEEWTADPALPMTTLTEGEGGS, from the coding sequence GTGCACCAGCCGGCAGCCGCAGACGAACAGGTACTGATCGGCGCCGAGGAACTGGCCCGCGATCTCGACGCCTTCACCGTCCTGCATGCCACCGTGGCCTTCCCGAAGCCGCGCTTCGACGGCGACTACCGGCCCGAATCCGGTCACGGCATCTGGCGCGAGGCCCACATCCCCGGCTCCCTCCACGCCGATCTGCTCGGTGGTTTCAGCGCACCGAACGCCCGCCTGCACTTCACCCGCCCCACCCCCGACGCCCTCGCCGCGGCCCTCGCCGAGCTCGGCGTGACCCCCGACGCCGAGATCGTCGTCTACGACGAGGGCGGCACCACCTGGGCGTCGCGTCTGTGGTGGATGCTGCGCAACATCGGTGTCCGGGCCCGCGTGCTCGACGGTGGCTTCGCCCGCTGGACCGCCCTGGGTCTGCCCGTCGAGACCGGCGACACGCCCGCGCGTCCGGCCGCCCCGGTCCGCACCGGACCGACCGACCGCGGCCTGTGGCGCGACCGCGAGGACGTGCTCGCCGTGGTCACCGGGGACGCCCCCGGCAGCCTGGTCTGCGCCCTCGACGCCGAGCAGTTCGCCGGCACCGCGACCACCCGCTACGCCCGCCGCGGCCACATCACCGGCAGCCGCAACCTGCCGGCCAAGAGCCTTCTCGACGAGGGACTGCTGCGCCCGGTCGAACAGGTCGCCGGGCGCGCCGACGCGGTCCTCGCCGGCGCGTCGAAGCCCCTGATCCTGTACTGCGGCGGCGGGGTCTCCGCCTGTCTGCTCGCCCTCGCCCTGGTGCGGGCAGGACACGAGGAGATCACCGTCTACGACGGTTCCCTCGAGGAGTGGACGGCCGATCCCGCCCTGCCGATGACCACGCTCACGGAAGGGGAGGGCGGCTCATGA
- a CDS encoding YoaK family protein, which translates to MVGYGKQLQGVAIALSSLAGFVDALGFITLGGVFVSFMSGNSTRLAVGASQSAWGTVGLIGGIIAVFVLGVILGSVVAELTDHDRRTRKTAVLVTVTALLTVGAVSEFLGWTAVAVIAMTLAMGTENSVFRRGGETTVALTYMTGALVKIGQRVAAAFFGGPRWSWLPYLGLWGGLMTGAVIGAFAHQAIGLHALWIAAAFAAALTVAVRLLPSDALATDA; encoded by the coding sequence GTGGTCGGATACGGGAAGCAACTCCAGGGTGTCGCGATCGCGCTCTCGTCACTGGCCGGTTTCGTCGACGCTTTGGGTTTCATCACACTCGGCGGAGTGTTCGTGTCGTTCATGAGCGGCAACTCCACCCGCCTTGCCGTCGGCGCGTCGCAGAGCGCGTGGGGCACGGTCGGTCTGATCGGCGGGATCATCGCCGTGTTCGTGCTCGGTGTGATCCTCGGCAGTGTCGTCGCCGAGCTCACCGACCACGACCGGCGCACGCGCAAGACCGCGGTGCTCGTGACCGTGACAGCCCTGCTCACAGTGGGCGCGGTGAGCGAATTCCTGGGCTGGACCGCGGTGGCGGTGATCGCTATGACCCTCGCGATGGGCACCGAGAACTCGGTGTTCCGCCGCGGGGGTGAGACGACCGTGGCCCTGACCTACATGACCGGTGCGCTGGTGAAGATCGGGCAGCGTGTCGCCGCGGCCTTCTTCGGCGGGCCGCGCTGGAGCTGGCTGCCCTATCTGGGCCTGTGGGGCGGGCTGATGACCGGCGCCGTGATCGGCGCGTTCGCCCATCAGGCCATCGGGCTGCACGCCCTGTGGATCGCGGCGGCCTTCGCGGCGGCGCTGACGGTCGCGGTCAGACTGCTCCCCTCCGATGCCCTCGCCACCGACGCCTGA
- a CDS encoding aminotransferase class I/II-fold pyridoxal phosphate-dependent enzyme: protein MPTQTQFGLMSHEELVAEHERQSANYERLKSEKLTLDLTRGKPSPEQLDLSAELLSLPGEGDYRDGNGTDTRNYGGLTGLPELRAIFAELLNIPVDNLIAGNNASLEIMHDLVVWSLLHGTVDSSRPWSQEPVVKFLCPAPGYDRHFAITEHLGIEMIPVPLREDGPDVRLIADLVANDPQIKGMWAVPTYSNPTGSVYSEEVARALVSMPTAAPDFRIFWDNAYAVHPLTEHLAPAIDILGLAAQAGHPNRVFTLASTSKITFAGAGVSFFGSSTENLAWYQKHLGIKTIGPDKVNQLRHLRFFRDADGVRAHMAKHREILAPKFALVRRILEERLGASKIASWTEPEGGYFISLDVVEGTAARVIALAKEAGIALTAAGSAFPYKKDPEDKNIRLAPSFPSLGELEKAMDGVATCVLLAAAEKLLADK from the coding sequence ATGCCTACGCAGACCCAGTTCGGGTTGATGAGCCATGAGGAACTCGTTGCAGAGCACGAGCGCCAGTCCGCCAACTACGAACGGTTGAAGTCGGAGAAGCTGACGCTGGACCTGACCCGCGGCAAGCCCTCGCCCGAGCAGCTCGACCTCTCCGCGGAGCTGCTGTCGCTGCCGGGTGAAGGCGACTACCGCGACGGCAACGGCACCGACACCCGCAACTACGGCGGCCTCACCGGCTTGCCCGAGCTGCGCGCCATCTTCGCCGAGCTGCTCAACATCCCGGTCGACAACCTGATCGCCGGCAACAACGCGAGCCTCGAGATCATGCACGACCTCGTCGTGTGGTCGCTGCTCCACGGCACCGTCGACTCGTCGCGTCCGTGGTCGCAGGAACCGGTCGTCAAGTTCCTGTGCCCCGCCCCCGGCTACGACCGGCACTTCGCGATCACCGAGCATCTCGGCATCGAGATGATCCCCGTGCCGCTGCGTGAGGACGGCCCCGACGTGCGGCTGATCGCCGATCTCGTCGCGAACGACCCGCAGATCAAGGGCATGTGGGCCGTGCCGACCTACTCGAACCCGACCGGCTCGGTCTACTCCGAGGAGGTCGCCCGCGCGCTGGTGTCGATGCCGACGGCCGCCCCCGACTTCCGCATCTTCTGGGACAACGCCTACGCGGTGCACCCGCTCACCGAGCACCTCGCGCCCGCGATCGACATCCTCGGTCTGGCCGCGCAGGCCGGTCACCCGAACCGCGTGTTCACGCTCGCGTCCACCTCGAAGATCACCTTCGCCGGTGCGGGTGTGAGCTTCTTCGGCAGCTCCACCGAGAACCTCGCCTGGTACCAGAAGCATCTCGGCATCAAGACCATCGGCCCGGACAAGGTCAACCAGCTGCGTCACCTGCGCTTCTTCCGCGACGCCGACGGGGTGCGGGCCCACATGGCCAAGCACCGCGAGATCCTCGCACCGAAGTTCGCGCTGGTCCGCCGCATCCTCGAGGAGCGCCTCGGCGCGTCGAAGATCGCCTCGTGGACCGAGCCCGAGGGCGGTTACTTCATCAGCCTCGACGTCGTCGAGGGCACCGCCGCCCGGGTCATCGCGCTGGCGAAGGAGGCGGGCATCGCCCTCACCGCCGCCGGCTCGGCCTTCCCCTACAAGAAGGACCCCGAGGACAAGAACATCCGTCTCGCGCCGAGCTTCCCTTCGCTCGGGGAGCTCGAGAAGGCGATGGACGGCGTGGCGACCTGCGTGCTGCTCGCCGCCGCGGAGAAGCTGCTCGCCGACAAGTAG
- a CDS encoding PadR family transcriptional regulator, protein MRNHGHPHGPRPHSTRRDRIERTLPGGPFRPDGPRRRGPHPHGDGPFPHPRHGGPGHRGGRRGRAQRGDVRAAVLRLLATEPMHGYQLMEAVAERTGGAWRPSPGAIYPTLSQLEDEGLVTVEKEGGRKLASLTEAGRAYLDDPENGVGDPFAGHTRDAAGPDLRGALRELQDAVRAVAVNGTDADAAAAHAVLVEARRSVYRILAGDAVTPGDGTPTTPED, encoded by the coding sequence ATGCGAAACCACGGACATCCCCACGGCCCCCGTCCCCACAGCACCCGCCGCGACAGGATCGAACGGACTCTTCCCGGCGGCCCCTTCCGGCCGGACGGCCCGCGCCGACGCGGGCCGCACCCCCACGGCGACGGCCCCTTCCCCCATCCCCGCCACGGCGGACCCGGTCATCGGGGCGGCCGGCGCGGACGTGCCCAGCGCGGCGACGTCCGGGCCGCGGTCCTGCGGCTGCTGGCCACCGAACCCATGCACGGCTACCAGCTGATGGAGGCCGTCGCCGAACGCACCGGCGGCGCCTGGCGCCCGAGCCCGGGCGCGATCTACCCCACCCTCTCCCAGCTCGAGGACGAGGGACTCGTCACGGTCGAGAAGGAGGGCGGCCGCAAGCTCGCGTCGCTGACCGAGGCCGGACGCGCCTACCTCGACGACCCGGAGAACGGCGTGGGCGATCCCTTCGCCGGCCACACCCGCGACGCGGCGGGACCCGACCTGCGCGGAGCGCTGCGGGAACTGCAGGACGCGGTGCGCGCGGTGGCGGTGAACGGCACCGACGCCGACGCGGCCGCGGCCCACGCGGTACTGGTCGAGGCCCGGCGGTCCGTCTACCGGATCCTGGCGGGCGACGCCGTCACTCCCGGCGACGGGACCCCCACCACCCCGGAGGACTGA
- a CDS encoding TetR/AcrR family transcriptional regulator, which yields MRTRPYATTSPTRLAAALLEVAARSGLDAASVREVANEAGVSIGAVQHHFPTKDEMLAFSFRTLADRVLNRLSNVDPDIDPGRTLFAALSQLLPLDETRGNEVHVMSAFTVRAVTSPSLSAVRSATLFTIRTGISRLLLEAGTPDAETRAALLLAAVNGLALDAAASPELYPREYLTHALHTQVQLALAGADVH from the coding sequence ATGCGGACGCGTCCCTACGCCACCACCAGCCCCACGAGGCTCGCTGCGGCACTCCTCGAGGTGGCCGCACGCAGCGGTCTCGACGCGGCCAGCGTGCGCGAGGTCGCGAACGAGGCGGGAGTGTCGATCGGTGCGGTACAGCACCACTTCCCCACCAAGGACGAGATGCTCGCGTTCTCGTTCCGCACCCTCGCGGACCGGGTCCTGAACCGGCTGAGCAACGTCGACCCGGACATCGATCCGGGACGCACCCTGTTCGCGGCACTCAGCCAGCTGCTGCCGCTCGACGAGACGCGCGGCAACGAGGTCCACGTGATGTCGGCGTTCACCGTGCGGGCGGTGACCTCCCCGTCGCTGAGCGCCGTCCGCAGCGCCACCCTGTTCACGATCCGCACCGGCATCTCCCGCCTGCTGCTCGAGGCCGGCACACCCGACGCGGAGACCCGCGCGGCGTTGCTGCTCGCCGCGGTCAACGGACTCGCGCTCGACGCTGCGGCGAGCCCCGAGCTGTATCCGCGCGAGTACCTCACCCACGCCCTGCACACGCAGGTCCAGCTCGCGCTCGCCGGCGCCGACGTGCACTGA
- a CDS encoding LLM class flavin-dependent oxidoreductase has product MAIKTFWYLTQADGDFPWSPGGLYPVDGQRQIALAKAIDEGGFDGALVATWPNDPFVSATWAAAHTTRMKFLVAIYANMTPARLLAEKALTFDAFSGGRLMINSVNGRENILTKYDMNVEHDRRYELGEQYWADFRRIYAEGTESNFPNTPLRIDAPANHSVPLWGTGDSPAGLQNAGKVLDAYLVMLRETSFVKDKFTVARDAAAAEGREFTDFGALSGVIVRPTRGEAMDRFRALFEKAGIEQIQDVLDKAVRRRTHGKQDLKTFTARDAQRQGWVDTINAGRLPEPEDLYLGDGLYAGITAWSPLDIFATGSSAVYYVGTPDEITGHVSALRDATGLTTLILAGWPLIDEAKNVAEHLIPRFREL; this is encoded by the coding sequence ATGGCGATCAAGACCTTCTGGTACCTCACCCAGGCCGACGGTGACTTCCCCTGGAGCCCCGGCGGGCTCTACCCCGTGGACGGGCAGCGTCAGATCGCGCTGGCGAAGGCCATCGACGAGGGCGGTTTCGACGGCGCGCTCGTCGCCACCTGGCCGAACGACCCGTTCGTCTCGGCGACCTGGGCGGCGGCGCACACCACCCGGATGAAGTTCCTCGTCGCGATCTACGCCAACATGACCCCGGCGCGGCTGCTCGCCGAGAAGGCCCTGACCTTCGACGCGTTCAGCGGCGGCCGGCTGATGATCAACTCGGTCAACGGCCGCGAGAACATCCTCACCAAGTACGACATGAACGTCGAGCACGACCGGCGCTACGAGCTCGGTGAGCAGTACTGGGCGGACTTCCGTCGCATCTACGCCGAGGGCACCGAGTCGAACTTCCCGAACACCCCGCTGCGCATCGATGCCCCGGCGAACCACTCGGTGCCGCTGTGGGGCACCGGCGACTCCCCCGCCGGCCTGCAGAACGCCGGCAAGGTTCTCGACGCCTATCTGGTGATGCTGCGCGAGACCTCCTTCGTGAAGGACAAGTTCACCGTGGCCCGCGACGCCGCAGCCGCCGAGGGACGCGAGTTCACCGACTTCGGTGCTCTCTCCGGTGTGATCGTCCGCCCGACCCGGGGCGAGGCGATGGACCGCTTCCGCGCCCTGTTCGAGAAGGCCGGGATCGAGCAGATCCAGGACGTGCTCGACAAGGCGGTCCGCCGCCGCACGCACGGCAAGCAGGACCTGAAGACCTTCACCGCCCGCGACGCGCAGCGGCAGGGCTGGGTCGACACGATCAACGCCGGCAGGCTGCCGGAACCGGAGGACCTGTATCTCGGCGACGGTCTCTACGCGGGTATCACCGCCTGGTCGCCGCTGGACATCTTCGCGACGGGTTCGTCGGCCGTCTACTACGTCGGCACCCCCGACGAGATCACCGGGCACGTGAGCGCCCTGCGTGACGCGACGGGCCTGACCACTCTCATCCTGGCCGGGTGGCCGCTGATCGATGAGGCGAAGAACGTTGCGGAGCACCTGATTCCGCGTTTCCGCGAACTCTGA
- a CDS encoding GntR family transcriptional regulator, protein MTEQDAAADLESSLLVESPTGRDDQTSKQYLRLRSDILAGKFPQGTALHETQLSETYGASRTPIREALNWLAHDGLLERATRGFRVRSGTPEDVIEIYAARIALESEAAGAAAIRHTDLDMARLERLHDSCCSAADDESVRVGNFRFHEALWQAAHNATITALLVRLTTQLRIYDSGPPSNYGEPDLLNEEHAQILEALRARDEAAAREHMRAHLERSREQRIHLFARG, encoded by the coding sequence ATGACCGAGCAGGACGCTGCGGCGGACCTGGAGAGCTCGCTTCTCGTCGAGTCGCCGACCGGCCGCGACGACCAGACCTCCAAGCAGTATCTGCGGCTGCGCTCGGACATCCTGGCGGGCAAGTTCCCGCAGGGTACGGCCCTGCACGAGACCCAGCTCAGCGAGACCTACGGGGCGTCGCGCACCCCCATCCGCGAGGCCCTCAACTGGCTCGCGCACGACGGGCTGCTCGAGCGCGCGACGCGCGGCTTCCGGGTGCGGTCGGGAACCCCCGAGGACGTGATCGAGATCTACGCCGCACGCATCGCGCTCGAATCCGAGGCCGCCGGCGCCGCCGCGATCCGGCACACCGATCTGGACATGGCCCGCCTCGAGCGGCTGCACGACTCGTGTTGTTCCGCGGCCGACGACGAGTCCGTCCGGGTGGGGAACTTCCGGTTCCACGAGGCCCTGTGGCAGGCAGCCCACAACGCCACCATCACGGCGCTGCTGGTCCGCCTCACTACTCAGTTGCGTATCTACGACTCCGGGCCGCCGTCCAACTACGGTGAGCCGGACCTCCTCAACGAGGAGCACGCGCAGATCCTCGAGGCGCTCCGCGCGCGGGACGAGGCCGCGGCCCGCGAGCACATGCGGGCGCACCTCGAACGCAGCCGCGAGCAGCGCATCCATCTCTTCGCCCGCGGCTGA
- the thiM gene encoding hydroxyethylthiazole kinase, whose translation MTTTPIVDEIATTLDALRAKTPLVHSLTNIVSANFLTNVLLAAGASNAHIDNPHEAGDFARIAGGVLVNLGTPSDETAVAFTRAAEAAHEAGTPWVLDPVGVGGLAWRTSLAADLLQYRPTAIRGNASEIIALAGLGGDTRGVDSADESAAAVPAALALLDRAEAVSASGPVDHLVGRDREGVLVGLRIAGGSAMLPRVTSTGCSLGGLVAAYLAVASTPLIGLAAAHTHVAVAAEIAEANSSGPGSFAVAYLDALYTVDADTLRERARVEPFALPTKDTK comes from the coding sequence GTGACCACCACCCCCATCGTCGACGAGATCGCCACCACCCTCGACGCGCTCCGCGCGAAGACACCCCTGGTGCACTCGCTGACCAACATCGTCTCGGCGAACTTCCTCACCAACGTGCTGCTCGCCGCCGGCGCCAGCAACGCCCACATCGACAACCCCCACGAGGCAGGCGATTTCGCGCGCATCGCGGGCGGTGTCCTCGTCAACCTCGGCACCCCCTCCGACGAGACGGCCGTCGCCTTCACCCGCGCCGCCGAGGCAGCACACGAGGCCGGCACCCCCTGGGTGCTCGACCCCGTCGGCGTCGGTGGCCTCGCCTGGCGCACCTCGCTCGCCGCCGACCTGCTGCAGTACCGGCCCACCGCGATCCGCGGCAACGCCTCGGAGATCATCGCGCTCGCCGGACTCGGCGGTGACACCCGCGGCGTGGACAGCGCCGACGAGTCGGCCGCCGCCGTTCCCGCCGCGCTCGCCCTGCTCGACCGCGCCGAGGCGGTCTCCGCCTCCGGTCCCGTCGACCATCTCGTCGGCCGCGACCGTGAGGGCGTCCTCGTCGGTCTGCGCATCGCCGGCGGCAGCGCGATGCTGCCCCGCGTGACCTCCACCGGCTGCTCGCTCGGCGGCCTGGTCGCGGCCTATCTCGCCGTCGCCTCCACCCCGCTGATCGGTCTCGCCGCAGCCCACACCCACGTCGCGGTCGCCGCCGAGATCGCCGAGGCGAACTCCTCGGGACCGGGCTCGTTCGCGGTGGCCTATCTCGACGCGCTCTACACGGTGGACGCGGACACGCTGCGTGAGCGCGCCCGCGTCGAGCCGTTCGCACTCCCCACGAAGGACACGAAGTAA
- a CDS encoding HhH-GPD-type base excision DNA repair protein, protein MASTLHLVGDPDADALLAGNPLALLIGMLLDQQVPMETAFAGPKKLADRLGGLDVHRIAEADPDEFVAVCAQQPAVHRFPKSMGQRIQALCAAIVDEYDGDTAALWTSGDPDGKEVLRRLRKLPGFGDQKARIFLALLGKQIGVRPAGWREAAGDYGVEGSRRSVADVVDEQTLREVREFKKSVKAAAKTAKK, encoded by the coding sequence ATGGCATCGACGTTGCACCTGGTCGGAGATCCGGACGCCGACGCACTGCTCGCGGGGAATCCGCTGGCGCTGCTCATCGGCATGCTGCTCGACCAGCAGGTTCCGATGGAGACCGCGTTCGCGGGGCCCAAGAAGCTCGCCGACCGGCTCGGCGGTCTCGACGTGCACCGCATCGCCGAGGCCGATCCCGACGAGTTCGTCGCGGTGTGCGCGCAGCAGCCGGCCGTCCACCGGTTCCCCAAGTCGATGGGGCAGCGCATCCAGGCGTTGTGCGCCGCGATCGTCGACGAGTACGACGGCGACACCGCCGCGTTGTGGACCTCCGGCGACCCCGACGGCAAGGAAGTGCTGCGGCGGCTGAGGAAGCTCCCCGGCTTCGGCGACCAGAAGGCGCGGATCTTCCTGGCGCTGCTCGGGAAACAGATCGGGGTACGGCCCGCAGGGTGGCGCGAGGCCGCCGGGGACTACGGCGTGGAGGGTTCGCGCCGTTCCGTCGCCGACGTCGTCGACGAGCAGACCCTGCGCGAGGTGCGCGAGTTCAAGAAGTCCGTGAAGGCGGCCGCCAAGACTGCGAAGAAGTGA